CGTAACCGGCTGCTGGATACGACTACGAACCACTTCCAGATATCGAAACATAGACTCATCTGCAACTAAGTGGTCATTCCAGCGCACCAAGGATTCGTTTCCCACGTTAACGGCTACTACCGTCTCAGGATAGGAGTTGGCCAACTCAACTCCCTTCTCGATTTCTTCGAGGTTCTTAAGCCGGTTCGCCTCTAAGGTGTCAGCAGGCACTGGCTCTGTAACCCATTCGCAACCCTCGTGGTTGCTAAGCTCTCCCGAAAGCCAAATCCCCAGCATCACCTTTATCGGGAAATCATGCTCCTCGATCAATCGCAGGACGTCCTGGGAGTTCGGTCCGCTATCGTAGAGACGAATTAGGCGATAGCCCTCTCGGTCCAGAATAGTGAGATCCTCTAGAATCTGCTCGTCGGTTGGATAATTCGCTCCTTGTCCTCGATCTGGATGCTGCCCCTCACGAAAGCCTGAATACGCTATGGCGCGCAGGACTCCGGATAAAAGGTCACCCTCACTCTGCTCGAGCGCTGAAAAATCTTCGGCGAAATTCGGGGCGGGGGTAAACGCGATCAAAGACAAGCATCCTAAGATAGTTCTTGCTTTCATAATCCGCAGGGAGAACTAAGGTGCATTTCAATGCAACTTTTTATTTACACGACAGACATTCAAAAGAAATCAAAACCCCACAACAACTCCCTAAGCCCCTGCTCTTGAGGGAGTAAATTAATTTGCATTAATTCGCAGCTTAATAAGAGTAAACCGGCGAGATA
This genomic interval from Pelagicoccus albus contains the following:
- a CDS encoding glycosyl hydrolase family 17 protein, whose protein sequence is MKARTILGCLSLIAFTPAPNFAEDFSALEQSEGDLLSGVLRAIAYSGFREGQHPDRGQGANYPTDEQILEDLTILDREGYRLIRLYDSGPNSQDVLRLIEEHDFPIKVMLGIWLSGELSNHEGCEWVTEPVPADTLEANRLKNLEEIEKGVELANSYPETVVAVNVGNESLVRWNDHLVADESMFRYLEVVRSRIQQPVTTADNYKVFSEKGKSLGRHLDFAAVHTYPIWEGVAIDEAMEFTKQNLLEVREALPDLPIVISEAGWASVGSEFGERAGEESQARYLQDLSEFCEENNITLFWFEAFDEPWKGDPGNPMGAEKHWGLWREDRSPKAALDGQEEVENNMEEL